The region CAAGATTTTCAATCAGAAATCCTTCCAAAAACTATCTATGTAATTATAGGTTTTTTAATTGTTCAGGCAATTGACAATAATGTAAGTCAGCCAATAATTTCATCAAAAAGTGTAAATTCGCACCCGTTAGAAATATTCTTGATTATCTTAATCAGTGGTATCACGTTTGGCATTGTCGGTATGATCATAGCCGTTCCTGCTTTTACTATGGTTAAAGTAATTTTAAAGGAATTTTTTCCAAACAATAAAATTGTCTCCGTATTAACCGAAAGAATTTAGCTTTGAACACTTCCATTTTGCATCCAGATATTCAGGAATTTATCATTCAAAATACTGGTGCAGATCTCACAAAATTAGCGCTGCAGAAAAATCCTTTTCCCGAAATGGACTGGATTTCAATTTTGAATCAGATCGAAGCGCGAACCAAAGCAAAAGACAAACTTCCGACATGGTTTTCAGCTTCTGATATTATTTATCCGAGTAAAATTTCTGTCGAACAAACTTCTTCAGAAAAAACAGCTTTCTATAAAGCCAGTTTAGTTTCCGGCAAAACATTAATTGATCTTACGGGAGGTTTTGGTGTAGATGATTATTATTTTTCAAAGAAATTTGATTCCATAACGCATTGTGAAATTAATGAGGAATTGTCTGAAATCGTAAAACACAACTTCAAACAATTACAAATTCAAAATTGTACTTTCCATTCTGGAGATTCTATTCATTTATTAGAAAAGTCTAATCAGAAATACGATTGGATTTACATCGATCCGTCACGAAGAAATGATGCAAAAGGCAAAGTTTTTATGCTAAAAGACTGTTTGCCAAATGTTCCGGAATTACTAGATTTTTATTTCGAAAAAGCCGATTCTATTTTAATCAAAACGGCTCCTTTATTAGATATTTCTGCAGGATTATCAGAACTTAAAAATGTCAAAAACATTCATGTTATTGCTCTTGAAAATGAAGTTAAAGAATTGCTTTTTGAGATTCATAAAAATTATTCAGGTGAAATATTCATAAAAACTGCCAATATTTTAAAAGAGAAAACAGAAACCTTTGATTTTGTTTTAGGCGAAATCTCTTTTCCTCTTTATGACTTACCAAAGCAATACTTATATGAGCCTAATTCGGCAATTATGAAATCAGGAGGTTTTGATGAAATTAGTACTAATTTTCAAATCAATAAACTACACAAACATTCGCACTTATATACTTCAGAAAATTTAATTGATTTTCCGGGGCGACGATTTCAGATTCAGAAAGTCATTTCATATAACAAAAATGAAATGAAAAATGAGCTTGTAAATCAACAGGCTAATATTACAACCCGCAATTTTCCGGAGACAGTAGAAAACATTAGAAAAAAGTGGAAAATAAAAAATGGAGGGAATTTGTATTGTTTTTTTACAACTGATGTAAAAGATAACAAAATAGTTTTAATTTGCAGCAAAATAATCTAAACAATGAAACAACTATTTACACTAACTCTTTTTTTATTAACGATTACCGCATTTGCACAAAAACCATGTGAATACAGTGTAAATGTAAACGACTCAATTGGGTCTTATAAAGTAACAAACGAATACTTAATGAGTGAAAAATATTTTGGAGGAAACTTCAATTATATTTTCTTTTCTCTGGCTCAGACAGACGGATTACCAACACTTAATCTGCAGTCTATTCAAAAAAGTAAAGATTTCATCAAGGCAAACTGTTTCGACAAAGGTTCTAAAATCTTTTTGCAATTAGAAAATGGAAAAATCGTTACGTTAATGCATATTGACCAGGAAAACTGCGGTACTCTGGTACGTGACGACAAAGGTTATGACAATCGCATCAATACGGGAATTTTTATGTTTATGAAAGATAACTATGAAGAGCTTAAAAAATCTCCAATTTCACTTATGCGAATTAAATATCTTACGAATATAGAAGACTATATCATAAAAAGAGAATTAACATCTGAGCTGACCGGAAAAGTCACCAATCCGAATACTTATTTCATGGAAAACATCAGATGCGTTGAATAATTATTCACATTTCCATTTCTGATTGGCTACTTTGTCTTTTAAACCGGCTTTTAAATTATAATGCCACCATTCAGAATCAAATGAATTAAAGCCGTTTTGTATCATTACTTTTTTCAAATAAGCTCTTTTTGAAAGTATTTCTTTTGAAAGCTGTTTGAAATTATGACTGGCCTGAATTCCGAAAAAATCAAAAGAAGTTCCCATATCTACTTCTTTTCCAGTTATATCAACCAAAGAAATATCTACGGCTCCTCCTCTATTGTGGATGGAGCCTTTTTTTGGATCTGCCACATATTCCGGATTCGATACAATCTCCCACATTTTTTTCTGAATATCCAAAGGTCTGTAACAGTCGTACAATTTGATTCTATATCCTTTTTTCAAAAAATCATTATTAGCCGCAATTAGGGCTTTAACGGTTTTTAAACGCAACATACATTCCGCACAATCGTACACTTTTGCTTTCAAGAAATTATCTTCTGTCGCATATTTCATGTCGTAAATAAAATCGTTGCTGTAATCTCTCAGATTTACAAATGTTGTGTCTGAAACTTGCGAATTTGGTTCACTTACATATGCTTCGTTTTGAGCTTGTAATGATGGAATACAGAATAAAAAAACGATTATTAATTTTGAAAAACAATTCATTTCGAGGTGATTTTTAAAAAATTGAAGTTAAGTAAAAAAACTCAAAACCTACTTCATTATTATCTCATCTTACAGTATAAAATCAAATTTTTGCAGCATTGCAAACGTCATAATTTCCTTTTAAAAGAAATATAATTTTAATATCTTTATAGAAATCAGCCTCTTATGACTTTATAAATTCTAATATTAATCTTAAAATCAATTATTATGAATTGCAGAACCAAGTACATTTCTATCATCTTACTGAGCAGTTTAGTATTTATTTCCTGCAAAAAGGAAATTATAAAAAGTGTTCCCACAACAGATTCTACTTCTATTAAAACAGAAGCTTTAAAGACAGATAGTTCTGTTATAAATCCAATAGATTCTTTATATACATTGGTAGATAAAAGTGTCATTGGCACTCAGTTTTTAACCAAAAGTAGTCTGGCTCCAAGATTGAAAAAATTAATGGGAACCGATTATGATCAAATGGTAAAATACTGGAACACCGAAACGCCTTTTGAAAAACAGGAAAATATACTTCATGCCTGGGGATGCAAACAGCATGATTGCAGTACTTATTCCTATGATCTTTATATTGATGTCAAAAACAACAAAATTAATGTCTATAAGTTTGCTGAATCAAAACTTACCGTCTTTAAAGAAGAAAATTTTGATATTGAAATCAAGGATAATTTCTTAAAAGATTTGAATATCAAAAAGGAGAATGTAAAAATTAAGAGTTAAGTGAATGGGTTATGAGTTAGACGTTAGGGGTTAGACGTTAGGGGTTAGACGCAAAAACTCATAACCCATAACTCATAACCCATTCACTTAACCCTTAACCCTTAACCCTTAACGTCTAACTCATAACCCATAACCCATAACCCATAACCCTTAACCCCAAAAAACGTTTATAAAACCGTTTTTTATATTTCTCCTGTCATTAAAATGTTTTCTTTTGTTCCTTTATTCTTCAGCATTCTAAAATGCGAACGTACTGCATGATAAAAAGGATAAGAGGTATACGGAAGATTGTATTCTTCTGCATAACGTCTTATAATAGGTGTGATGTAAGGATAATAAGTATGCCCAACGCCAGGAAAAAGATGATGCGCTACGTGATGTGTAAAACCTCCGTAAAGAAAATTAGCTAATTTACTTTCGGTACTGAAATCTTTTGTAACCACCATTTGATGCACAGCCCAAGTATCTGAAAGATTTCCTTCTTCATCAGTACCTGGAAAATGAGCATCTTCGTCTACGTGAGTAGAAACTAAAGCAACAACTCCAAGGGCACTACCACACATATGCATCAATAGCCAGGCAAAAAATACGATATACCACGGCTGATTTAAAAGCATCATTGGGATGAAAAGGATATAAATCAGATTGATAATCTTGGCGGCAAATAAGCGATAGACTTCCTGCTTTGGTATTTTCTCAACTACTTTTTTGACATAGTTGTTTTTGGTACCAAAAAAATCTTTAAAATCCCTGATATAAATCCAGTTTAAACTATAAAGCGGATAAATAAACCACATGTAAATATGTTGGTATTTGTGGTAATTAAATAACGGACTGTTAGGGAAAATTCGAATTATATCACTCTGTTTGATATCAATATCCCAATCAGGAACATTTGGATAAGCATGATGCAGACTAATATGACGGCGCATCCAGAGCCAATGATTACTTCCAAATAATTCTAAGACATACAAAAACCATTCATTATGCTTGGGCTTTTTGAAAAGAGCTCCATGTGCGGCATCATGAAAAGCATTAATAAACAAAACAATCATTGTAATTCCAGACAGAATATAAAAAAGAAAAAGTAAAGAAGTCTGGTTTCCAAAAATTAAAATACAACTGTAGAAAACAAAGAAAACAGCTAAAAGTCCCAAAGACTTAAAAACATTTAATCGGTACAAAGATGAATTATTTAAGACCGTTTCATTCACTTCTAAACGCATCTTTTTAAAAAAATCATCAGTTCCGGGTTTAACATAAACCGGTCGTTTTAATTTTTCCATATGGTTATTGGCTAGAAATTGTTCTATCAAATTTAATAAAAAAAGCTTAACCAATTACATTACAACCATTTAAACAAATACTTTAATACATAAAAAAAACCACTCTTTGAGAGTGGTTTAAATCTTTTGGTTCAATTTTGAAAGTGTTAGATATTTTTGGAAAACTATTTAGCTTACTCCTCAAATTTTTTCTCTGCCAGCCGCAGTCTAATATTATGAATACGATCTTCAATTTCTTCTAAGTCATTCAGCATATTCTGCTTTTCATAAACTGCTCCTGTTTCATTAACCATATTTTGCCCCTCATCCGGAGCAAAAAGATCATTTAAATCTACGTCGGGAAAGTTTTTACTTAAACTAAGAATAAATTCAGAGCCAATATTAGCCGTGCCATGTAAATATCTCCCAATCATTGCCGGGCTAAATCCTAAAATTTCCCCCACCTCTTTTTGCTTTAATCCTTTAGCCTTAAAGAATTTGCTTAATTTCTCGTTATACATCATTATTTAAATCAAAAAAAATATAGTGAAAATATATTTTTTAACATTAAAAAGAATAAATAATATAATATTATTCTTACATTTACTTTTTTAAACAAACACTCATTAATAATTAGCAAATATATGTCAAAATTAATCAAAAATAGCAATATTAAAGAAGATAATTCTCACAATGAAAAAGCTTATGAATTTATTAACAAGCATTTACCTGTAACGTATGTTGAGCTTACTATTTCATGTATTGTCAAAAAAGGGCAACCGGCTCCTAGTAAAGCCCTGATTAGAAACGTAAGAAACAAAACTATTGTACGAAATGACATTTTATTAGCGTTAGTAGAAGTAGCTTATGAGAATAAAGAAGCTATTGAAAGAATTAAACTGCTGACTTCGTAAAGTAAAGAGTTGTTAGAAATTCCGAAATCAAAATAAAGAATATGACAGACCAAAATAAAAACCGTAAGAACAGACAAAATCAGACAAAATCTATTAACAGCACCAGTTTCTCTAAAATTCCGCACTTGTATGGAATGACACTTGAGGAGTATAAAGAAGGGGTTGCGATTCATTCCAGATGCTTTGACCAGATTAAAATGATAAAAACAACAATTTATTAGCAGGCAAAAATCCCATCAAATACACATCATAATTTTATTTATTTTGATTAAACTAACAGGAAAAACAAGCTTTAATCATTATTTCAAAATTAGAAGTTTTCTCACAGAAGACTTTAAACCCCTCAAAACTTTCTCTTTTTTGTAATTTGCCTTTGTTTAAGTTTCATTTTAAAACTTATTTTTTAAAAGGTAAATTATGTTCAAGCTCAGAAAACAATTAATTTCTGTTGTAACGGTATTTTTTCTTTCTGTTATAGCATACGGCAATCCTGTCATTTATGTAAACCAAATTGGTTTTGATCCCAAAAGTCCTAAAATTGCTATAATAGGGACTGAAATTCCACTTCAGAATACCACCTTTACACTTATTGATTCCGAAACCGGAAAAACAGTTTTTACTTCGAAAGTTGGGAAAGCCGAAAGTGTCGACGACTGGAAAACAGGTAAACTCTTTTATCAAGCTGATTTTTCATCTTTTCAAAAAACAGGAAAATATAAAATCGCAATAAAAAATGAAGATCACATTATTACTTCTCCCCTTTTTGCTATTGAAGAAAACATTCTGGCAAAACAAACCATTTCTTCTATTATACATTATTACAATAAACAAAGAGCCAATACACCTGAAGAATTAGAAGCAGATAAAAACATCTTACTTTTTGGAAGCAACAAAAGAGTTGACGTTCGCGGCGGATGGTGCGATGCATCCGGTGATGTGAGTAAATATTTTTCGCATCTGGCTTATGCCAATTTTGTATCACCACAGCAAACTCCTTTAGTAACCTGGTCTCTCATTAATACATCTGAAGCTATTCCGAAGCAACTTACAGAATGGAAAATAAAAGATGCCTTGGATAATGAGGCTATTTGGGGGGCAGATTATTTAATGCGTTGTCTTTCTGATGAAGATTATTTCTATATGATCGTTTTTAGCTATTTTGACAAAAATCCAGCAGCCAGAAGAATTGTGGGTTTAAAGGCCAATAGTGTAACTACAGACGAATATCAGTCTGCTTTTCGCGAAGGCGCGGGAATGGCAATTGCTTCACTTGCCAGAATCTCGCAATGGAACAAAAATGGAGATTTTACATCCAAACAATATTTAGACGGAGCCAAACGTGCTTATGCTCATCTGTTATTAAACAATACCAAATATGACGACGATGGTAAAGAAAATATTATAGATGATTACTGTGCTTTAATGGCATCTACTGAATTATGGATTACTACAAATGACAATTTCTATAAAGAGGAAGCCCAAAAATGGGCTCATAAACTGGAAGCCCGAATGACAGATCAAGGCTGGTTTAGAAGTAATGATAAGAATCGTCCTTTCTGGCATGCGGCAGATGCAGGTTTACCTGTGGTTGCTTTAACCCGCTATTTAAAAAAAGAAAGGGATGCTATTGAAAAAACGAAAGCGATCAATGTAATAAAAAAAGCACTGGATTATAACCTGACTGTAACTCAAAACGTGAGCAACCCATTTGGTTATGCCAGACAGTCTTTTTTATTTAATAACACTATAAAAGACGGCTTTTTTATTCCGCACGAAAATGAAACCGGCTGGTGGTGGCAGGGAGAAAATGCCCGACTGGCTTCTCTTGCAGCTGCTGCTACTCTGGGCGGAAAAATTTCAGCCTATCACAATAAAAAATCACTTGATTTATATGCATCTCAACAATTATCCTGGATATTAGGTTGTAATCCTTACTCGATATGTTTTATGTATGAATTTGGAGAAAAGAATGTTCCGTATATGCATTCGAATTACGGACATGGCTCTGAAAAAGGTGGAATTTCTAACGGAATTACCGGTAAAGACGGCAACGGAGACGGATCGGGAATCGATTTTAAAATGGAAGACAATGGCAATGAATGGCGTTGGACCGAACAATGGATTCCACATTCTGCCTGGTTTTTACAGGCTATTACTGCATTAGTTCAAGAATAAAAAGAAATGAGAAAATCAATATTTATAGTCAGTTTCCTGCTAGTTTGCTTTTTCTTTCATGGAAATTGTATGGCACAGAAACCTAAAAAAGGAAAGTTTAAAGTTTTGGTTTTATACGAAAACGGCGGACATCATTTGGAATTTACAAAAGCGGCAAAACCCTGGCTGAATAAACTGGCTCTTGACAATAATTTTACCATTGATTATATTGAGAATACTAAAAAGATTAATGAAACTTTTTTAAAACAATATAAAGTCTTTTTACAACTGGATTATCCTCCTTATACCTGGAGCGAAGAATCTATGAAAGCTTTTGAAAACTATATGAAAAGTGGGAAAGGTGGCTGGATTGGTTTACATCATGCTACCTTATTGGGTGAATTTGATAATTATCCAATTTGGCAATGGTTTTCGGATTTTATGGGTGGAATACGTTTTGAAAATTATATTCCTGATTTTGCTTCGGGAAAAGTTAAAATAGAAGACACATCACATCCTCTAACAAAAGGTGTTCCAACTGAATTTTTAGTAGAAAAAGAAGAATGGTATACTTACAATAAAAGTCCCAGACAAAATGTTCATGTACTGGCTGCCGTAGATGAATCGACTTATGTTCCAGATTCTAAAATCAAAATGGGAGATCATCCTGTAATTTGGACCAATCCTCAATTTGCTTCGCGAAATGTCTACATCTTCATGGGACATTCTCCTGATTTGTTTCAAAACGAAGCTTACGCTACATTGCTTAAAAATGCTATTTTCTGGACTTCGGGAAAGAAATAATTTTAGAAAATACCCATATTTTCAGGTTTTATGGTAAATCCTAAACGGAGCATACTTTTATGTTCCTGATAATCTATCAAGCTTTCTGTATAACCTACAAACCATTGGAGTGTGATATAATAATTTTCATTTTTATAAGGTTTCCAATTCACTTGCGTTTGCAATGATCCATAATTAATTAGTCCGCTTCCTTTTCTAAAAAGAACATCGGCACTCCAGCGTCCGGGTTTTATTTGATAAGTTGCACTTGCTTCTCCATATCCAACATATTTAGTCAATCCGGGATTGTCTTCGTTATCTACAAAAGGAATCCAGCCTCGTATTCCAACTGTCCATCTTGGAGAAATTTGTGATTTTAACGAAAAGGCCAGCATGTTCCAGGTTCTGGAATAAATCGAATCTCTTCCGTTTGATTCATGTTCGAACGAAATTGTTGCATAAGTTAATCTTCCTCCTTTTAGATAAAATGGACGAACTATGGCTACACCAGGATTAAAATTAATCTCAGAAAATGGTTTGGAACTGGCATAAATATCCCAAAAAGCTTTTTGAGTGTACATTAAATAAGGAAAAAAACCTCCTACCCAAGGCTTTCCTGTAAGTCTTTGTTTGAAACTAATCTGATATTTTACATCGGCAGAATTTCTTGTAATAGGCTCATTTAATGGAACTCCCGTTAAAAAATAATTATCTCTGTGAACAGAAAAACTATGCTCTTTTAAAAGTGAATCTGCTGCTCGGAAGTTCTTTTTTTCTTCTACAATTTGTGAATTTGCTGTAATTGAAAATAAAATGATAAAAGGTAATAAATATTTAAAGTACATTTTTATAATTTAAGTTTAGACTTAATTTGTCAGCTTTTACACTAATGTACATATTTTAAATCAAAATGAAATATTCTAATTACCAATCTGTTTTTATATAATTTCTATATTTTCTTTTCAGTTTTCCTTTTCCAATATAAAAGATAAAGAATTCCCATAACAAGCAAAAGAATATCAATTTTAAAGATTTGAGGTATTCTCTCAATAATATCGCTGTAATAACTTCCGCCCAACAGAGCGCCACAACCTATTCCTATTTCCATAGAAATATACATGGTTGCAATGGCTTTTCCACGATGTTGTGGATCACTCAAATCTATTGTCCAGGCATTTATTGCCGGTGACAAAATTCCGGTTCCCATTCCGTAAACAGCTGCGCCAATTAAAAGTACATTCACGGTTGTCCCCTCGCTAATTACAAATAATGCAATAGAAGTGATAATCAATCCTGCGAGAATAACATTGGTTCTACCGTGCCTGTCCGAAACTTTTCCGGCTCCAAACCTCATCATAACCGATGCAACGGTAAAAGCTGTAAAAAATATTCCTTTATTTTCTGCTCCCAAATGTTCACTCCAGTCCGGAATCAAGGTTAATATTAATCCGAAAGCGGTGTATGAAAAGAAAGTTATAATTCCTGCCGGAAGTGCACCACGATCTATAATATCATTTTTTCCAATATAAAACATTGATCTGTGCAGTTTTTCTTTTACTTCCAGAGTCTCTTTCATATTTGCTACAATAATGATAGACAGGAAAGCCAAAAGTGAGGAACTATAAAACATAATATCAATTCCGTATGCATTTACGACCCAACCGCCTAAAGCAGGCCCTAAAGCTCCGCCAATACTAAAACATAAACCATGCATTCCTAAAGCTTCTCCCCAGCGTTCCTGCGGAATAATATCTGCGACATAAGCTGAAGTTGCTGTAGGCTTAAAACCGGTTGAAAAACCATGTACTAAACGTAAAAACAAAAAGCCCGAAACCGAACTTAAAACAGGATATAAAAATCCGCAGATTAAACATACTACAGAACCTACTGCCATTACCGGAACACGTCCCCATTTGTCTGTCAGTTTTCCGCTAAACGGACGAGATATTCCCGCCGTAAGGGTAAATAGTGAAATAATAAGTCCTTTATATTCTGCTCCTCCCAAACTTGTCAAATAACTTGGAAGCTCTGGTATAATCATATTAAAACTAGATGAAAATAAAAGAGAACTAAGACAAAGAAGAATAAACTGAAGCGTGTAAATAGATTTTTTTTGCTGTAACATTTGATTGCAGGACGTTTTTCTGAGAAATATTTATAGTATTATTTAAGCTGCAAATATAAGTGCTCTATTTAGATAAACTTTTACCTGATTTATTAAAATTCTCTACTCTTAATTTCCGATAGCGTCCGGGTTGTATTTCGCTTAAAAAAATGAGCAAGATGACTTTCGTCTGTAAATCCTAATTCGCGGGTAATTTGTTTAGCCGTAAAACCCGATTTTACACGATCTTCTATAATCTTTACTTTTAAGTTGATTAAATACTGTCTGTATGAAATTCCGAAACTATTCTTAAAAAAGGTACTAAAATATTTAGTCGAAATAGAAAACATTCCAGCCAAATGATTAATCTGCAGTTTTTCCGGAAAAAAGATATTTCTATGAATATAAATCAATAAATTATCATTTGATGCTTTATAATTATTACCAAGATTATTTTTAATCCAAAATTGGCGTATTAAACTAAAAATTGATAAAAGCTGAAACAGAACGAAGGCAGAAGCAGCAATGTCTTTTTCGTTTTTGTAACTCAAAATATGTTCTATCGTTCTAAAAAAGATTTTACTTTCTTTTTCCGGAAGTCTTATTTTATCGCCTGCAAGTGAAAGTGCAAATCCAAAAAGATCGCTTCGTCGTATTACTTCGCTGCCGTAATTTGCAAAATTATTTTCTAAAAGATAACGGTCTGTAAACTTAATAACAGCATAATTGGTTTGATCTTTAATCTCTAAATAATGGGAGTCTTTCGGCGTAACAAAAAATGCATCCCCTTTTTGATAATCTTCTTTTCGTCCATTAGCATAATGGTAACCACTCCCCTCAAATATATAGAGAAATTCATAATAATTTTGTTGATGTGCTGGCTGGTGAAAACTTGTAGCGTTATGTTCTTCGATAACCAGATTTTCAAATTGCCTAAGATTCTTCATGTAGTGAATATACAATTTATTACAATATATATACAATAAATTATACTACTCCATACCGCAAATTTGTACTATCATAAAATTAAGGAAATGGATAATTTTATAATGATTGCGGTTTGCATCACTACCGGGTTTCTTTTGAGAAAATATAATGTAGTACCAGCCGGTTCACACAAAGGAATTAATGTATGGCTTTTATATCTGGCATTACCGGCAGTTTCTCTTCGTTATATCCCTAAAATCGAATGGTCAGTGCAAATGCTTTTTCCTATGGCTTCGACTATCATAGTCTGGATAGGAAGCTGGTTCTTTATTAGATATTATGCTAATTACAGGCATTATGGCCAACGCACCAGAAGTTCTCTTGAACTTGCTAGTGGCTACAGCAATACTTCATTTTTAGGATTTCCACTCATAATAGCTTATTTTGGAGAACAATATCTGAGTATTGCTGTAATTTGTGATCAGGTATTATTTATACTTCTTTCAACAGCAGGTATCGTTGCCGCAATTAAGGGAGACCGATCTTCCGGAGGTAATGTAGAAATCAAAATGATTCTTAAAAAACTAATTACATTTCCACCTTTTATAGGCTGTATGTCGGCTTTGATACTTCCCAATTTTATTGATTTGGCTCCAGCCGAATCGTTTCTGTCTAAACTTACCGCAACAATAGCACCTTTAGCTCTTTTTACCGTTGGTTTACAACTTAATTTTAACGGATGGAAAAAACAGCTGCCACAAATTTCTATGTCTTCTTTTTATAAATTAATTATTGCTCCCATATTGGTTCTGGTAATTGCGCTCATAATTGGTATTAAAGGAAAAGTAGCTGCAATAAGTGTTTTTGAAGCTTCAATGCCAACCTTTATAACGGCGAGTGTGGTTGCTGAGCAATTCAATCTTAATTCAAAACTTATTAATTTAATTGTGGGAATTGGTATTTTAATTAGTTTCGTATCGACGGGAATATGGGTTTTAGTTATAAATCAAATTCTTTTTTAATACTTTAGAAAACAAAAAGCCTGTACAATAAATTACTGTACAGGCTTTTTGTTTTAATCTGTCTATAAAAACAGACAGTTAAAGCGAACGCAGAAGGACTCGAACCTTCGACCGTCCCGATTTAAAATCGGGGACTCTATCCAGCTGAGCTATGCATTCAGTTATTTTTTACATCATAAAATATAAAGCTCTTTGCAATACTTCTAACTGCTTCTTAGGCATTTTTGATTTTGAAAAACCTCTATTGGAAAATTGCGGAATAATATTCGATGAGTTCTTAAAACACAATTTCAAATCTTCAAAAATTTCTGTCTTTGTTTTTGAAGCATCTATTAAAATCAAGTCCTTTATTTCTTCGATTCGGGATAAGCTGTTATAAAGGTGCTTACTGAATAAACACACCATAAAATTGGTATTGATACCATCTAATTCAAAAAAATCCAATAGCTCAGAATATTCATAAACTACAAATACAGAATGATCAAATCCTTTAGACTTTTTTTCATTTTGAAGCAAAAAGGATTCTTCACAGAATTCAAATTCATTCTTGAACTTTCTCTTGAACATTTTTAAAAAAATACCTTTGTTATCGCGAACTAAAACTTTTTCTTTTTTAATCATCTTTTAATAATTAACACTTACCTTTTTTACAAATAAATTACATTGGTTCTCAGTTCCGTTATTGATCGTGTCGGAACTTTGTATTAGAAATAAAACAGCCTCTCTACTCTTTGAGATAAAGAGCATAAAGTCTTCTATTCTTTTGGTCTTCACTTTAATCCGATGAATGAATAAAATGATCCAAACAGGAACCAACCGCCTATATGTAAAGGAATCTTTCAAAAAAAAAATGAACTTTAATTATATGAAATATTGCAACCAATATTTTTTAGGTTAAACTTTGGGAACCAGTAAAAAGTAAATTATGTTAAGGATGACAGGGAGAAAATGTCCATTGTAATTTAGATTGTAGGTGTATCTAAATGGACGAAAAATAAAAGAGTATAGAAAACGTGTAAGAACAGAAACTTAAAATAAAGCAAAAAGTAATGAGCCCGACAAGACATCGAGCTCATTACCAAAGTTAAATATATAATGGTTTTAAACTTTTGAGTACGAATGATTTTTCACTAAAATACTTTAGCAAAAAGTAAAAAATAAATACATTACTTTA is a window of Flavobacterium crocinum DNA encoding:
- a CDS encoding class I SAM-dependent methyltransferase translates to MNTSILHPDIQEFIIQNTGADLTKLALQKNPFPEMDWISILNQIEARTKAKDKLPTWFSASDIIYPSKISVEQTSSEKTAFYKASLVSGKTLIDLTGGFGVDDYYFSKKFDSITHCEINEELSEIVKHNFKQLQIQNCTFHSGDSIHLLEKSNQKYDWIYIDPSRRNDAKGKVFMLKDCLPNVPELLDFYFEKADSILIKTAPLLDISAGLSELKNVKNIHVIALENEVKELLFEIHKNYSGEIFIKTANILKEKTETFDFVLGEISFPLYDLPKQYLYEPNSAIMKSGGFDEISTNFQINKLHKHSHLYTSENLIDFPGRRFQIQKVISYNKNEMKNELVNQQANITTRNFPETVENIRKKWKIKNGGNLYCFFTTDVKDNKIVLICSKII
- a CDS encoding M15 family metallopeptidase, giving the protein MNCFSKLIIVFLFCIPSLQAQNEAYVSEPNSQVSDTTFVNLRDYSNDFIYDMKYATEDNFLKAKVYDCAECMLRLKTVKALIAANNDFLKKGYRIKLYDCYRPLDIQKKMWEIVSNPEYVADPKKGSIHNRGGAVDISLVDITGKEVDMGTSFDFFGIQASHNFKQLSKEILSKRAYLKKVMIQNGFNSFDSEWWHYNLKAGLKDKVANQKWKCE
- a CDS encoding fatty acid desaturase family protein, translating into MEKLKRPVYVKPGTDDFFKKMRLEVNETVLNNSSLYRLNVFKSLGLLAVFFVFYSCILIFGNQTSLLFLFYILSGITMIVLFINAFHDAAHGALFKKPKHNEWFLYVLELFGSNHWLWMRRHISLHHAYPNVPDWDIDIKQSDIIRIFPNSPLFNYHKYQHIYMWFIYPLYSLNWIYIRDFKDFFGTKNNYVKKVVEKIPKQEVYRLFAAKIINLIYILFIPMMLLNQPWYIVFFAWLLMHMCGSALGVVALVSTHVDEDAHFPGTDEEGNLSDTWAVHQMVVTKDFSTESKLANFLYGGFTHHVAHHLFPGVGHTYYPYITPIIRRYAEEYNLPYTSYPFYHAVRSHFRMLKNKGTKENILMTGEI
- a CDS encoding helix-turn-helix domain-containing protein codes for the protein MMYNEKLSKFFKAKGLKQKEVGEILGFSPAMIGRYLHGTANIGSEFILSLSKNFPDVDLNDLFAPDEGQNMVNETGAVYEKQNMLNDLEEIEDRIHNIRLRLAEKKFEE
- a CDS encoding glycoside hydrolase family 9 protein codes for the protein MFKLRKQLISVVTVFFLSVIAYGNPVIYVNQIGFDPKSPKIAIIGTEIPLQNTTFTLIDSETGKTVFTSKVGKAESVDDWKTGKLFYQADFSSFQKTGKYKIAIKNEDHIITSPLFAIEENILAKQTISSIIHYYNKQRANTPEELEADKNILLFGSNKRVDVRGGWCDASGDVSKYFSHLAYANFVSPQQTPLVTWSLINTSEAIPKQLTEWKIKDALDNEAIWGADYLMRCLSDEDYFYMIVFSYFDKNPAARRIVGLKANSVTTDEYQSAFREGAGMAIASLARISQWNKNGDFTSKQYLDGAKRAYAHLLLNNTKYDDDGKENIIDDYCALMASTELWITTNDNFYKEEAQKWAHKLEARMTDQGWFRSNDKNRPFWHAADAGLPVVALTRYLKKERDAIEKTKAINVIKKALDYNLTVTQNVSNPFGYARQSFLFNNTIKDGFFIPHENETGWWWQGENARLASLAAAATLGGKISAYHNKKSLDLYASQQLSWILGCNPYSICFMYEFGEKNVPYMHSNYGHGSEKGGISNGITGKDGNGDGSGIDFKMEDNGNEWRWTEQWIPHSAWFLQAITALVQE
- a CDS encoding ThuA domain-containing protein, with product MRKSIFIVSFLLVCFFFHGNCMAQKPKKGKFKVLVLYENGGHHLEFTKAAKPWLNKLALDNNFTIDYIENTKKINETFLKQYKVFLQLDYPPYTWSEESMKAFENYMKSGKGGWIGLHHATLLGEFDNYPIWQWFSDFMGGIRFENYIPDFASGKVKIEDTSHPLTKGVPTEFLVEKEEWYTYNKSPRQNVHVLAAVDESTYVPDSKIKMGDHPVIWTNPQFASRNVYIFMGHSPDLFQNEAYATLLKNAIFWTSGKK